One genomic window of Arthrobacter sp. KBS0703 includes the following:
- a CDS encoding NAD(P)/FAD-dependent oxidoreductase yields the protein MADVAVVGSGPNGLAAAVVMARAGLKVHVHEAAQDIGGGTRTSEVIEEGHWHDVCSAVHPMALASPFFRAFELQRRIELKLPAVQFGSPLDRGRSALAYRSLDRTADELGRDGHAYRRLIAPLVQHLDGIVETASDQLLRAPSHPLAAAIMGLRTLEQGSPLWNFRFREDRAPALLTGVAAHAVSRLPSPASAGAGLLLNSLAHAQGWPIPVGGSSAIAAALAADIEAHGGVIETDSLVSTLSELEPAKAVLLDVAPPALARIAGARLPAGYLRSLEDFRFGNGACKVDFILSGPVPWAGPGLDDAGTVHVGGTRAEIAQAEADVAQGKHPERPYVLVSQPSLVDSGRAPAGRHILWSYCHVPAGSTVDMGQAVMDQLERFAPGFRDVVVRYKVTTAAELAAYNQNYVGGDFSAGLLDIRGLLQRPVASPVPWRTPARGVYLCSSSTPPGPGVTGMPGFHAAKYALRDIFGLAMPRLGL from the coding sequence ATGGCTGACGTCGCCGTTGTCGGCTCTGGCCCCAACGGGCTCGCCGCAGCCGTGGTGATGGCCAGGGCGGGGCTCAAGGTGCACGTCCATGAGGCAGCCCAGGACATTGGCGGCGGAACCCGGACCTCCGAAGTCATTGAGGAGGGCCACTGGCATGACGTGTGTTCGGCCGTTCATCCCATGGCACTGGCCTCGCCGTTTTTCCGGGCCTTCGAGCTGCAGCGCCGGATCGAACTAAAGCTTCCCGCCGTACAGTTCGGTTCGCCGCTGGACCGCGGCCGGTCAGCACTGGCATACCGGTCCCTGGACCGGACGGCTGACGAACTGGGGCGTGACGGCCATGCCTACCGGAGGCTCATTGCTCCTCTCGTGCAGCACCTCGACGGCATCGTGGAAACAGCGTCGGATCAGCTCCTGCGGGCTCCAAGTCATCCGCTGGCCGCCGCGATCATGGGCCTCCGAACGCTGGAACAGGGCTCCCCGCTGTGGAATTTCCGATTTCGGGAAGACCGGGCACCGGCCCTGCTCACAGGCGTGGCCGCCCACGCCGTGTCCCGGCTGCCTTCTCCCGCGTCGGCCGGCGCGGGCCTCCTGCTCAATTCGCTGGCCCATGCCCAGGGCTGGCCCATACCCGTGGGCGGGTCGTCGGCGATTGCGGCTGCCTTGGCCGCGGACATCGAGGCTCACGGGGGCGTGATTGAAACGGATTCCTTGGTTTCAACGCTCTCGGAGCTGGAGCCCGCCAAGGCCGTCCTGTTGGACGTGGCGCCGCCTGCCCTGGCGCGCATCGCCGGGGCGCGGCTGCCGGCGGGATACCTTCGCTCGCTGGAGGATTTCCGCTTCGGCAATGGCGCGTGCAAGGTGGACTTCATCCTCTCCGGGCCGGTGCCGTGGGCCGGGCCCGGCCTGGATGATGCCGGCACGGTCCACGTCGGTGGCACGCGTGCGGAGATAGCCCAGGCCGAGGCGGACGTTGCCCAGGGGAAGCACCCGGAACGGCCGTATGTCCTGGTGTCGCAGCCGTCCCTGGTCGATTCCGGCAGGGCGCCGGCTGGCCGGCACATCCTGTGGAGCTACTGCCACGTTCCGGCCGGGTCCACCGTGGACATGGGGCAAGCGGTCATGGACCAGCTGGAACGCTTCGCACCCGGATTCCGGGACGTCGTGGTCAGATACAAGGTGACAACGGCGGCGGAGCTGGCGGCCTACAACCAAAACTACGTCGGCGGGGACTTCAGCGCCGGGCTGCTGGACATCCGCGGGCTGCTGCAGCGCCCGGTGGCTTCCCCCGTCCCGTGGCGCACACCTGCCCGCGGCGTTTACCTGTGTTCGTCCTCCACGCCCCCCGGGCCAGGCGTGACGGGCATGCCCGGCTTCCACGCGGCGAAGTATGCACTAAGGGACATATTCGGACTGGCTATGCCGCGTTTGGGCCTCTGA